A section of the Clostridium sp. TW13 genome encodes:
- a CDS encoding MerR family transcriptional regulator, with translation MKKQLRTVNETAKLTGITIRALHYYDEIGLLKPSEISEAGYRFYSNEDIALLQQILFLKEIGFELKQIKEIINNPNFDEKIALKQHKEILILKKNRIENLIKLVDDKLEGDDNLSFSEFDETDIIAKQEEYRKEVIERFGHTEAYKEYEQRKSKDKGNNYIDKKAEDIFRKIAEHMDCPPSCDEVQKLISQWKNHITENYYTCTNEILQCLGLMYVEDERFKKYFDNISENLAGYVSEAIKIYCDKG, from the coding sequence ATGAAGAAACAGCTTAGAACAGTAAATGAGACTGCGAAGCTCACTGGTATTACTATTAGAGCTTTGCATTATTATGATGAAATAGGCTTATTAAAACCATCAGAAATATCTGAAGCAGGGTACAGATTTTATAGCAATGAGGATATTGCACTTTTGCAGCAGATATTATTTCTAAAAGAAATAGGTTTTGAATTAAAGCAGATAAAAGAAATAATTAATAATCCGAATTTTGATGAAAAAATTGCACTAAAGCAGCACAAAGAAATACTAATCTTAAAGAAGAATCGTATAGAAAATTTGATAAAACTAGTAGATGATAAATTGGAGGGGGATGATAATTTGAGTTTTTCAGAATTTGATGAAACTGATATTATTGCTAAACAAGAAGAGTATAGAAAAGAAGTTATAGAACGTTTTGGGCATACTGAAGCATACAAGGAATATGAACAGAGAAAATCAAAGGATAAAGGAAATAATTATATTGATAAAAAAGCAGAGGATATATTCAGAAAAATTGCAGAGCATATGGATTGTCCTCCTAGCTGTGATGAAGTACAGAAGCTTATTTCACAGTGGAAAAATCATATTACAGAAAATTACTATACTTGCACTAATGAAATACTACAATGTTTAGGATTGATGTATGTGGAGGATGAACGATTTAAGAAATACTTTGATAATATAAGTGAGAATTTAGCTGGATATGTAAGTGAAGCTATAAAAATATATTGTGATAAAGGATAG
- a CDS encoding NAD(P)H-dependent oxidoreductase codes for MKVIAIMGSPHKGKGYELIKRIESEMKLLGNVEFEYVFLSDVNLEMCKGCFNCISKGAEFCPIKDHKESIERKLLSSDGIILSSPGYAWNVSGLMKNFIDRFAYTMHRPEFFNQSLMLVANGGSGLNNVLKELSFTLGGSDKVCELAITTTPWETNKDYEKSINRNIRRSAKKFYDSLESRKEKSPKLPDLIWFKMFKKMSNLSKETLPADYKYYSDKSRYFYEVKINPIKSLISDFIATVGVIVIKKRIIFK; via the coding sequence ATGAAAGTAATTGCAATTATGGGTAGTCCTCATAAAGGAAAGGGGTATGAACTTATCAAAAGAATTGAGAGTGAAATGAAGTTACTAGGAAATGTAGAATTTGAGTATGTATTTCTTAGTGATGTGAATTTGGAGATGTGCAAAGGTTGTTTTAATTGCATATCAAAAGGAGCAGAATTTTGTCCAATAAAAGATCATAAGGAGAGCATTGAGCGGAAACTTTTGAGCTCAGATGGTATTATATTAAGTTCACCAGGATATGCATGGAATGTTAGTGGACTTATGAAGAATTTTATTGATAGATTTGCATATACCATGCATAGACCTGAATTTTTTAATCAATCACTTATGTTGGTAGCAAATGGTGGATCAGGACTAAATAATGTACTTAAGGAGTTATCATTTACTCTTGGAGGAAGTGATAAAGTTTGTGAACTAGCAATAACAACAACTCCTTGGGAAACTAATAAAGATTATGAGAAAAGTATAAATAGAAATATAAGAAGAAGTGCAAAAAAATTCTACGATTCACTCGAAAGTAGAAAAGAGAAAAGTCCTAAATTACCTGATTTAATATGGTTTAAAATGTTTAAGAAGATGTCAAACCTTTCAAAGGAAACCTTACCTGCGGACTATAAATATTATAGTGATAAGAGCAGATATTTTTATGAAGTTAAAATAAATCCAATTAAAAGTCTTATTTCAGATTTTATAGCGACTGTAGGGGTTATTGTTATTAAGAAGAGAATTATTTTTAAATAG
- a CDS encoding TetR/AcrR family transcriptional regulator → MNNSIDIKSKLINVTKELIKNSDGDISKITIRSIAEKANVGVGLVNYHFQNKDNLIEICVQEMIGDVVKAFKPNLDSSETSVDRITDAAKQVMDFLVSNEAISRISILSDMRNPSEQDNSTKTMQGFLSIFSNDMNDLEAKKLCFALTSILQVCFLRRNSGMEFIGLNMFNKEDRDNFIDFIVRKLFSSSES, encoded by the coding sequence ATGAATAATAGTATTGATATAAAAAGTAAACTTATAAATGTAACAAAAGAGCTTATAAAAAATAGTGATGGAGATATTAGTAAAATAACAATAAGATCAATTGCAGAAAAAGCAAATGTGGGAGTAGGCCTTGTTAATTATCACTTTCAAAATAAAGATAATTTAATTGAAATCTGTGTTCAAGAAATGATAGGTGATGTAGTAAAAGCTTTTAAACCTAATTTAGATTCTAGTGAAACTTCTGTGGATAGAATAACTGATGCAGCTAAGCAGGTAATGGATTTTCTAGTTTCTAATGAAGCAATTTCAAGAATATCTATTTTATCAGATATGAGGAATCCCAGTGAACAGGATAATTCCACAAAAACAATGCAAGGGTTCTTATCAATATTTAGTAATGACATGAATGATTTAGAAGCAAAAAAGTTATGTTTTGCATTAACATCAATTCTTCAAGTTTGTTTTTTAAGAAGAAATAGTGGTATGGAATTTATAGGATTGAATATGTTTAACAAAGAGGACAGAGATAACTTTATTGACTTTATTGTTAGAAAGTTGTTTTCATCAAGTGAATCTTAG